A single region of the Nocardioides aquaticus genome encodes:
- a CDS encoding DNA gyrase/topoisomerase IV subunit A: MARRTPTPPPPDEVEEHVLDIDVGEEMRTSFLEYAYSVIYSRALPDARDGLKPVQRRILYTMQQMNLTPERGHVKCARVVGEVMGRLHPHGDTAIYDALVRTAQPWSMRLPMVDGHGNFGSPDDSPAAMRYTECRMDAPAVAMTASIDEDTVDFRPNYDSRELEPSVLPAAIPNLVVNGTTGIAVGMATNMAPHNLVEVVQALRHLITHPAAGTEDLMRFVPGPDLPTGGKIVGLAGIRDAYETGRGSFKMRATARVEPVGRRKGIVVTELPYGVGTEKVVERIKTLVQGKKLQGIADIKDLTDREHGLRLVIEVKNGFVPEAVLEQLYKSTPLEDSFGINAVALVDGQPRTLGLKQMLEVFLAHRFEVVRRRSQFRRDRKADRLHLVDGLLVALLDIDEVIAVIRSSDDAGAARERLSTVFDLSRAQADYILEMQLRRLTRFSRIELEKEQEQLRREIEELDAILADDALLRGVVSAELADVAATYGTPRRTVLLESAGAPAAAAAAGALEVADEPCLALLSSAGLLARTAPLDPDAAGGGVSGAADGSDARRAHDVVVSSVRATTRGEVGVLTSAGRLHRLGVLDLPALPPSNSHPDLQGGVPLTELLVLEPGERALALCSLAEDGPGLALGTRTGTVKRVNPEVLNRDAWEVVRLADGDEVVGAVELTTGAEQLCFVSSGAQLLHFGADAVRPQGRTGGGVAGIKLGAGERVLFFGVTDPAAPHGHEVLTVSGASTALPGTEVGAAKLTPFSEYPAKGRATGGVRCHRFLRGEDTLLLAWVGPAPARAAAASGAPIELPAPTGRRDGSGVPLAQPVAACAGALGASPAALGAGTGPLPDAGSEDGPATDGVGG, from the coding sequence ATGGCCCGGCGCACCCCCACCCCTCCCCCGCCCGACGAGGTCGAGGAGCACGTCCTCGACATCGACGTCGGTGAGGAGATGCGCACCTCGTTCCTGGAGTACGCCTACTCCGTCATCTACTCCCGGGCGCTGCCCGACGCCCGGGACGGCCTGAAGCCGGTGCAGCGCCGGATCCTCTACACGATGCAGCAGATGAACCTGACCCCCGAGCGGGGCCACGTGAAGTGCGCCCGCGTGGTCGGCGAGGTGATGGGCCGGCTGCACCCGCACGGCGACACCGCGATCTACGACGCCCTCGTGCGCACCGCCCAGCCGTGGTCGATGCGGCTGCCGATGGTCGACGGGCACGGCAACTTCGGCTCGCCGGACGACTCGCCGGCCGCCATGCGCTACACCGAGTGCCGGATGGATGCGCCCGCGGTGGCGATGACGGCCTCAATCGACGAGGACACCGTCGACTTCCGGCCCAACTACGACAGCCGCGAGCTCGAGCCGTCGGTGCTGCCGGCCGCCATCCCGAACCTCGTCGTCAACGGCACCACCGGCATCGCGGTCGGGATGGCCACCAACATGGCCCCCCACAACCTGGTCGAGGTCGTCCAGGCGCTGCGCCACCTGATCACCCACCCAGCGGCCGGCACCGAGGACCTGATGCGGTTCGTGCCCGGGCCCGACCTGCCCACCGGCGGCAAGATCGTCGGCCTGGCCGGGATCCGCGACGCCTACGAGACCGGGCGCGGGTCGTTCAAGATGCGCGCGACCGCCCGCGTGGAGCCGGTCGGGCGGCGCAAGGGCATCGTGGTGACCGAGCTGCCGTACGGCGTGGGCACCGAGAAGGTCGTCGAGCGGATCAAGACCCTGGTGCAGGGCAAGAAGCTGCAGGGCATCGCCGACATCAAGGACCTCACCGACCGCGAGCACGGCCTGCGGCTGGTGATCGAGGTCAAGAACGGCTTCGTGCCCGAGGCCGTGCTCGAGCAGCTCTACAAGTCGACGCCGCTGGAGGACTCCTTCGGCATCAACGCCGTGGCGCTGGTCGACGGCCAGCCGCGCACGCTGGGCCTCAAGCAGATGCTCGAGGTGTTCCTGGCCCACCGGTTCGAGGTCGTCCGCCGTCGCTCGCAGTTCCGCCGCGACCGCAAGGCCGACCGGCTGCACCTCGTCGACGGCCTCCTCGTGGCGCTGCTGGACATCGACGAGGTGATCGCGGTGATCCGCTCCAGCGACGACGCCGGCGCGGCCCGCGAGCGGCTGAGCACGGTCTTCGACCTGTCGCGGGCCCAGGCCGACTACATCCTGGAGATGCAGCTGCGCCGGCTGACCCGCTTCAGCCGGATCGAGCTGGAGAAGGAGCAGGAGCAGCTGCGCCGCGAGATCGAGGAGCTCGACGCGATCCTGGCCGACGACGCCCTGCTGCGCGGGGTGGTGTCGGCCGAGCTCGCCGACGTGGCGGCCACCTACGGCACCCCGCGTCGTACCGTGCTGCTCGAGTCGGCCGGGGCGCCGGCCGCCGCGGCCGCCGCCGGCGCGCTCGAGGTCGCCGACGAGCCGTGCCTGGCCCTGCTGTCCTCGGCCGGCCTGCTGGCCCGCACGGCCCCGCTGGACCCGGACGCCGCGGGCGGCGGGGTCTCCGGGGCCGCCGACGGCAGCGACGCCCGCCGGGCCCACGACGTCGTGGTCTCCTCGGTCCGCGCCACCACGCGCGGCGAGGTCGGGGTGCTCACCTCCGCCGGCCGCCTCCACCGGCTCGGGGTGCTGGACCTCCCGGCACTGCCCCCGTCGAACTCCCACCCCGACCTCCAGGGCGGGGTGCCGCTGACCGAGCTGCTCGTCCTCGAGCCCGGCGAGCGGGCCCTGGCCCTGTGCTCCCTGGCCGAGGACGGCCCCGGCCTGGCTCTCGGCACCCGCACCGGCACCGTCAAGCGGGTCAACCCCGAGGTGCTGAACCGCGACGCCTGGGAGGTGGTCCGCCTCGCCGACGGCGACGAGGTCGTCGGCGCGGTCGAGCTGACCACGGGCGCCGAGCAGCTGTGCTTCGTCTCCAGCGGCGCCCAGCTGCTGCACTTCGGCGCCGACGCGGTGCGCCCCCAGGGCCGTACGGGCGGCGGCGTCGCCGGGATCAAGCTCGGCGCCGGGGAGCGGGTGCTGTTCTTCGGTGTCACCGACCCCGCCGCACCGCACGGCCACGAGGTGCTGACCGTCTCGGGCGCCTCCACGGCGCTGCCGGGCACGGAGGTCGGGGCAGCCAAGCTGACCCCGTTCAGCGAGTACCCCGCCAAGGGCCGCGCCACCGGCGGGGTGCGCTGCCACCGCTTCCTGCGCGGCGAGGACACCCTGCTGCTGGCCTGGGTCGGCCCGGCCCCGGCGCGCGCCGCGGCCGCGAGCGGCGCACCCATCGAGCTGCCCGCCCCGACCGGTCGTCGCGACGGGTCCGGGGTGCCGCTGGCCCAGCCCGTGGCGGCCTGCGCCGGGGCCCTGGGCGCCTCCCCCGCGGCCCTCGGGGCCGGGACGGGCCCGCTGCCCGACGCGGGCTCCGAGGACGGTCCGGCGACCGACGGTGTGGGAGGCTGA
- a CDS encoding LppX_LprAFG lipoprotein — MLRRALRPRPRASSLPSAALAAALLVPVGLLAGCSGDQGAGSNSEADADDDGEATPEEVLALAKTTLDDTSGVQLSLTTDNLPDGTTGITSATGVATAAPAFEGEIAVSLAGNSVEVPVVAVGGEVFAELPLVPGFQTIDPGEYGAPDPAELIDPELGVSTLLTATEEPTEGETVRGGADNSEVLTEYSGTVTDDVMTNVIPSAEGDFDVVYTITEDGELRSAELTGVFYPSSAEMTYTVDLTDYGTEQDITAP; from the coding sequence ATGCTCCGCCGCGCCCTCCGACCGCGTCCGCGCGCGTCCTCCCTGCCCTCGGCCGCCCTCGCCGCCGCCCTGCTCGTCCCGGTCGGCCTGCTCGCCGGATGCTCCGGCGACCAGGGCGCCGGCTCGAACTCCGAGGCCGACGCCGACGACGACGGGGAGGCGACGCCCGAGGAGGTCCTGGCCCTGGCCAAGACCACGCTCGACGACACGTCGGGCGTCCAGCTGTCGCTGACCACCGACAACCTGCCCGACGGCACCACCGGGATCACCAGCGCCACCGGCGTCGCCACCGCGGCGCCCGCCTTCGAGGGCGAGATCGCGGTCAGCCTGGCCGGCAACTCCGTCGAGGTCCCCGTCGTCGCCGTCGGCGGCGAGGTCTTCGCCGAGCTGCCGCTCGTGCCCGGCTTCCAGACCATCGACCCCGGCGAGTACGGCGCCCCCGACCCGGCGGAGCTGATCGACCCCGAGCTGGGCGTCTCGACCCTGCTGACCGCGACCGAGGAGCCCACCGAGGGCGAGACCGTCCGGGGCGGGGCCGACAACAGCGAGGTGCTGACCGAGTACTCCGGCACGGTCACCGACGACGTGATGACCAACGTCATCCCCTCGGCCGAGGGCGACTTCGACGTGGTCTACACGATCACCGAGGACGGCGAGCTGCGCTCAGCGGAGCTGACCGGGGTCTTCTACCCCTCGAGCGCCGAGATGACCTACACCGTCGACCTGACCGACTACGGCACCGAGCAGGACATCACCGCACCGTGA
- a CDS encoding MFS transporter — MSGPERVATRSRVLLALAAVAVAFAAADTYVVVLALPDMVASVGISAEELQRAAPIISGFLLGYVAILPLIGRIADLRGRTPVLVGSLVVFALGSLVTALAYDMPSMVVGRFLQGLGGGGLVPATLALVADLYPAHRRGVPLGIVSAVQEAGSVLGPLLGAVVLAVADWRAIFVLNLVVGVVLALAVRALARRDPAVRAGPPGRRRPDLVGLLLLLLASALALLVVLRPSALLRDLTWGQVFVGLVPGGRWLTPVGLAAMVVLALLVAWCLVARQPLLDLRGWWRTARAADLVGATYLAVALGGVILAFATADPAIELFAEQGWWYLLGSALATVALVVHLRRASDPLVPRGALRARAAWGAAVVSLFVGAALIAAVVDIPLFARTTTYQDSQLMAALVLVRFLVALPVGAVVGGYLVRRLPAGVITAAGMLLAAAAFAVMSTWGVDSLESLSSDVVLVACGFGFGLALAPVNAAVLASTDAAVHGLASAVVVVARMVGMLVGISALTAIGLRRYYAALEDDPMPAAVDVCDGRTRCQAYTDLLAAASIPQEQAVFAGAAVCAVVAAVLALWLFHGARTREVDPRDVVLTSG, encoded by the coding sequence GTGAGCGGTCCGGAGCGGGTCGCGACCCGCTCGCGGGTGCTGCTGGCCCTGGCCGCCGTCGCGGTGGCGTTCGCTGCCGCCGACACCTACGTCGTCGTGCTGGCCCTGCCCGACATGGTCGCCTCGGTCGGCATCTCGGCCGAGGAGCTCCAGCGGGCCGCCCCGATCATCTCCGGCTTCCTGCTCGGCTACGTCGCGATCCTGCCCCTGATCGGCCGGATCGCCGACCTGCGCGGACGCACCCCCGTGCTGGTGGGCTCGCTGGTGGTCTTCGCCCTCGGCTCGCTGGTCACCGCGCTGGCCTACGACATGCCCAGCATGGTGGTCGGCCGGTTCCTGCAGGGCCTCGGCGGCGGCGGCCTGGTCCCGGCCACCCTGGCGCTGGTCGCCGACCTCTACCCCGCCCACCGGCGCGGGGTGCCGCTCGGGATCGTCTCGGCGGTCCAGGAGGCCGGGTCCGTGCTCGGTCCCCTGCTCGGCGCGGTGGTGCTGGCCGTCGCCGACTGGCGCGCGATCTTCGTCCTCAACCTCGTGGTCGGCGTCGTCCTGGCGCTGGCCGTGCGTGCCCTGGCCCGGCGCGACCCGGCGGTCCGGGCCGGGCCGCCCGGACGACGGCGGCCCGACCTCGTCGGGCTGCTCCTGCTGCTCCTCGCCAGCGCGCTGGCGCTGCTGGTCGTGCTCCGGCCCTCGGCCCTGCTGCGCGACCTCACCTGGGGCCAGGTCTTCGTCGGGCTGGTGCCGGGCGGTCGCTGGCTGACGCCGGTGGGCCTGGCCGCGATGGTGGTCCTCGCACTGCTGGTGGCGTGGTGCCTGGTGGCGCGCCAGCCGCTGCTGGACCTGCGCGGGTGGTGGCGCACGGCCCGGGCCGCCGACCTGGTCGGCGCGACGTACCTCGCGGTCGCCCTCGGCGGGGTGATCCTCGCCTTCGCGACCGCGGACCCCGCGATCGAGCTCTTCGCCGAGCAGGGCTGGTGGTACCTCCTCGGCTCCGCCCTGGCCACCGTGGCGCTGGTGGTGCACCTGCGGCGGGCCAGCGACCCGCTGGTACCCCGGGGGGCGCTGCGGGCCCGCGCGGCCTGGGGCGCGGCGGTGGTCAGCCTCTTCGTCGGAGCAGCCCTGATCGCGGCGGTCGTGGACATCCCGCTGTTCGCGCGCACCACGACCTACCAGGACTCCCAGCTGATGGCCGCGCTGGTGCTGGTGCGGTTCTTGGTCGCGCTGCCCGTCGGCGCCGTCGTCGGGGGCTACCTCGTGCGCCGCCTGCCGGCCGGCGTGATCACCGCCGCCGGGATGCTGCTCGCGGCAGCCGCCTTCGCGGTGATGAGCACCTGGGGCGTGGACAGCCTCGAGAGCCTCTCCTCCGACGTGGTCCTGGTGGCCTGCGGGTTCGGGTTCGGGCTGGCCCTGGCCCCGGTCAACGCCGCCGTCCTGGCCAGCACCGACGCCGCGGTGCACGGCCTGGCCAGCGCCGTGGTCGTCGTCGCGCGGATGGTCGGCATGCTGGTCGGCATCTCGGCGCTGACGGCGATCGGGCTGCGTCGCTACTACGCCGCGCTGGAGGACGACCCCATGCCCGCCGCGGTCGACGTCTGCGACGGGCGCACCCGCTGCCAGGCCTACACCGACCTGCTGGCCGCGGCCAGCATCCCGCAGGAGCAGGCCGTCTTCGCCGGGGCCGCGGTCTGCGCCGTCGTCGCGGCGGTGCTGGCCCTGTGGCTCTTCCACGGTGCGCGCACCCGCGAGGTCGACCCCCGCGATGTGGTCCTCACCTCAGGCTGA
- a CDS encoding beta-class carbonic anhydrase produces MDSFDDLIAANEAYAAAHDVSGFDGVARAGVAIVTCMDSRIQPLEMVGLGLGDAKIFRNPGGRVTPQALEALVLGVHLLNVSRVLVVPHTRCAVASNTEAELRRRVAESAGGDASWQPIHVVADQDEALAEDVRKVRTHPLIPDTVQVGGFVYDVDTGLLDQRL; encoded by the coding sequence GTGGACTCCTTCGACGACCTGATCGCCGCCAACGAGGCGTACGCCGCCGCCCACGACGTCTCCGGGTTCGACGGTGTCGCCCGCGCCGGCGTGGCCATCGTGACCTGCATGGACTCCCGCATCCAGCCGCTGGAGATGGTCGGTCTCGGCCTCGGCGACGCCAAGATCTTCCGCAACCCGGGCGGCCGGGTCACCCCGCAGGCGCTCGAGGCGCTGGTGCTGGGCGTGCACCTGCTGAACGTCTCGCGCGTCCTCGTGGTCCCGCACACCCGCTGCGCGGTGGCCAGCAACACCGAGGCCGAGCTGCGCCGCCGCGTGGCCGAGTCGGCCGGGGGCGACGCCTCCTGGCAGCCGATCCACGTCGTGGCCGACCAGGACGAGGCGCTGGCCGAGGACGTCCGCAAGGTCCGCACCCACCCGCTGATCCCCGACACCGTCCAGGTCGGCGGGTTCGTCTACGACGTCGACACCGGCCTCCTGGACCAGCGCCTCTGA